A segment of the Methanothermococcus thermolithotrophicus DSM 2095 genome:
CAAATGATTTAATTGCAGGTGGTATTTCACCTTCGTACCTTAAATCCCCATATGGATTATCTTCTATTATTGGTAGATTGTATTTATTTGCCAATTCAATCAATTTCTTACGTCTATCTATCGACCAAGTTCTTCCAGAGGGATTTTGGAAATCAGGGATTACATAGATTAGTTTGGCATTTGGAGTATTTTCTAGTATTTTTTCAAGCTCTTCAATAATCATTCCATTATTGTCAGTGGGCACCTCTACAAACTTACATTGATACGCTTTAAATGCAGTGATCGCCCCTAAATAGCTGGGACTTTCGCATATAACAACGTCATCAGCGTCTAAAAATATTTTTCCACTAAAATCAAGTCCTTGCTGAGAACCGCTTGTAATCAATATATTATCAGCTGTTACATCTACCCCAAATTTACTCATCCTTTTTGCAATTTTTTCCCTCAGGGGCAAAAATCCCCTTGTAGGACAGTACTGCAGAGCTCCATGACCATCTTCATCTAAAACTTTAACTGAAATTTTTTTCATTTCATCTATTGGAAAGAGCTCAGGAGCTGGCAGTCCCCCTGCAAAAGATATAATTTCTGGGTTGGATGTTAATTCCAATATTTCACGAATTTCTGAAGTTCTAACTTCATTCATGCGGACTGCATATCTCAAAGTCATTTAAACACCTTTTTGCAATTTGAATGTATAATGGAATAATATATCCAGCTATTTTTACACATGTGGTGTGTTAATTAATCAAATATACTTAAATATTAAATTTTTTAATTAATATATACTATTAGCTATTGGTATCTTTTAGTGTCTTAAATTGTAGTCAAGACAATCACAACCGAAAAGTTTATATATTAGAAGAATAATCTTTATTGTGAATCTTACGAACAGATGATGAATCACGTAAAATAAGTCAGAAGTTGGTTAAGTGCCAGGGTAGTCTAGTCCGGCGAGGCAGCGGACTGCAGATCCGCTTTAGGAGGGTTCAAATCCCTTCCCTGGCTCTTTTTTTATTTTAGTAATAATCTATATATTTAAATTAATAATATTAATTTTAGTCATAGTGCAAATATATATAAAATACAATATATTAAATGCAAAAACAATAGTTTAATTTTGTTCGTTTAAAAAACATTTTAGATTTTATATTATTTATTATTTTAAGGAGGCGATTATTTGCATTGGGCTGATGGTATATCTGAAAAAATAGTGAATAAAAGAGAAACAGAAAAATACGTGGTTTCAAGCGGTATTACTCCATCAGGACACATCCACATAGGTAACGCAAGGGAAACACTAACTGCGGATGCCATATACAAAGGATTAGTTAGTAAAGGGGTTAATGCTGAACTTATTTTTGTTGCAGATACCTACGACCCACTTAGAAAGGTGTATCCATTTCTACCAGAGGAATATGAAAAATACATAGGAATGCCACTTAGTGAGATTCCATGTCCAGAGGGTTGCTGTGAAAGTTATGCAGAGCATTTTTTAAAGCCATTTTTGGACAGTTTGGAAGATTTGGGTATAAACTTAACAACCTACAGAGCAGACAAGTGCTATAAAGATGGATTATATGATGAAAAAATAATTTTGGCACTTGAAAACAGGGACAAAATCAAGGAAATACTGGACAAATATAGAAAGGAACCATTACCTGAAAACTGGTACCCTTTGAATGTTATTTGTGAAGAATGTGGAAAACAGAGCTCCACAAAAGTTATAGAATACGACAGTGAAAATCAAACTGTAACCTATGAATGTTCATGTGGTTTCAAAAACACTGTAAAACCATTTAAAGGAAGGGCAAAACTACCGTGGAGAGTTGACTGGCCTGCTAGATGGAGCATATTCAATGTTGTTGCTGAACCTATGGGTAAAGACCATGCCGCTTCAGGTGGTTCATACGACACAGGATTAAAGATAGCTAGGGAAATTTACAACTACCGAGCTCCAGAAAAAATAGTTTATGAATGGATACAGTTGAAGATTGGGGATAAGGCAGTTCCAATGTCATCTTCATCAGGTGTGGTATTTGCAGTTAAAGACTGGATGAAAGTATGCCATCCAGAAGTATTGAGATTCTTACTATTGAGAAGTAAGCCTACAAAACATATAGACTTTGATTTAAAGGCTATTTCAAACTTGGTGGATGACTACGACGAACTTGAAAGAAATTACTTTGCATTAAAAGATAAAGCGGAAAAAGAAGAATTAAATGAAAATGAAAAGGATAAAATTAGGCTTTACGAACTTATAACACCTAATATACCTGAGAAGTTACCTTTGCAGGTGCCTTATAGATTCTGTTCAATAATAGCCCAGATAGCCTACGATATGGAATCAAAAGAAATTAACATGGAAAGAGTAATGGATATACTCAGAAGAAACAATTACGATTTAGAATCAGTTGATGAATACGACCTAGAAAGATTAAAAACAAGGCTTTCAATGTCTAGAAACTGGGCTTTAACCTATGGAGAAAAGTTGGAAATAATAGACATAAATAAGGCAAAGGAAATATACGAAGAACTAAATGAAAAACAGAAGGAATGGATTAAAACATTTGGCGAAAAATTAAAGGATGTTGAATTCGATGCAATAACTCTCCATGAACTGATATACAACAGTGCAAAGGATTTGGAATTAAATCCAAAAGAAGCATTCCAAGCATCCTACAAGATAATACTTGGAAAAAAATACGGCCCTAAATTAGGAAGTTTCCTTGCTTCATTAAACAAAGACTTTGTTGTAGATAGGTATTGTCTTTCTAGATAACTAACTTACAAATATTTATTTACATTTTATTACTTTTTTATAATCTTGCGGGAATTTTATATACTATTGTGGTATACTTTTTTTATCAATGAGTTAAGGTCTAATTTTAATATAATATGTTAAAAACACCATTTTTCCATATGGGTGATTAAATGATCGAAGTTGTAGCCTATCAGGAGTTTAAAGGAAACGATAAAGAAATCATAAACTCCGAATTTGAAAAACTAATTGAAGAATTAAAAACCAATTACAATGCTGAACTATTATCCCTGGATGAAGAAGAGGGTGAACTATACACAAAAGTCGGAGAATTAAAGGTAAAATTCGATTCTTTTTTAGATTATATCAAGTTTTGTTTAAAATATGGCGTAGATTTAGACGTTGTTG
Coding sequences within it:
- a CDS encoding PLP-dependent aminotransferase family protein, translated to MTLRYAVRMNEVRTSEIREILELTSNPEIISFAGGLPAPELFPIDEMKKISVKVLDEDGHGALQYCPTRGFLPLREKIAKRMSKFGVDVTADNILITSGSQQGLDFSGKIFLDADDVVICESPSYLGAITAFKAYQCKFVEVPTDNNGMIIEELEKILENTPNAKLIYVIPDFQNPSGRTWSIDRRKKLIELANKYNLPIIEDNPYGDLRYEGEIPPAIKSFDKEGRVVFLGTFSKTFCPGLRIGWVCADKSVLEKYVLVKQAADLQSNSMSQRELNAFMETYDLELHIEKLKKVYKKRRDLMIEAIERYFPQDVKYTYPEGGLFIWVELPEHINARKLLVKSLEKNVAFVPGGPFFPNEGHENTLRLNYSNMPEEKIVEGIKRLGKVLDEELSKN
- the lysS gene encoding lysine--tRNA ligase, yielding MHWADGISEKIVNKRETEKYVVSSGITPSGHIHIGNARETLTADAIYKGLVSKGVNAELIFVADTYDPLRKVYPFLPEEYEKYIGMPLSEIPCPEGCCESYAEHFLKPFLDSLEDLGINLTTYRADKCYKDGLYDEKIILALENRDKIKEILDKYRKEPLPENWYPLNVICEECGKQSSTKVIEYDSENQTVTYECSCGFKNTVKPFKGRAKLPWRVDWPARWSIFNVVAEPMGKDHAASGGSYDTGLKIAREIYNYRAPEKIVYEWIQLKIGDKAVPMSSSSGVVFAVKDWMKVCHPEVLRFLLLRSKPTKHIDFDLKAISNLVDDYDELERNYFALKDKAEKEELNENEKDKIRLYELITPNIPEKLPLQVPYRFCSIIAQIAYDMESKEINMERVMDILRRNNYDLESVDEYDLERLKTRLSMSRNWALTYGEKLEIIDINKAKEIYEELNEKQKEWIKTFGEKLKDVEFDAITLHELIYNSAKDLELNPKEAFQASYKIILGKKYGPKLGSFLASLNKDFVVDRYCLSR